The following are encoded in a window of Trichomycterus rosablanca isolate fTriRos1 chromosome 13, fTriRos1.hap1, whole genome shotgun sequence genomic DNA:
- the snap25b gene encoding synaptosomal-associated protein 25-B, with amino-acid sequence MADDDMRNELTNLQERADQLGDESLESTRRMLQLVEESKDAGIRTLVMLDEQGEQLERIEEGMDQINKDMKEAEKNLTDLGNLCGICPCPCNKLKERGQSWGNNQDGVVSSQPARVMDEREQMAISGGFIRRVTNDARENEMDENLEQVGSIIGNLRHMALDMGNEIDTQNRQIDRIMEMADSNKTRIDEANQRATKMLGSG; translated from the exons ATGGCGGACGACGACATGAGGAACGAATTAACCAACCTGCAGGAGAGGGCGGATCAGCTGGGCGACGAG tcgTTGGAGAGCACACGGCGTATGCTGCAACTGGTCGAGGag AGTAAAGATGCAGGAATCAGAACTCTGGTGATGCTGGATGAGCAGGGAG AACAACTGGAGCGTATTGAGGAGGGCATGGATCAGATCAACAAGGACATGAAGGAGGCAGAGAAGAACCTGACTGATTTGGGGAACCTCTGTGGTATCTGTCCGTGTCCCTGTAACAA GCTGAAGGAGCGAGGACAGTCCTGGGGAAACAATCAGGATGGCGTCGTGTCCAGCCAGCCGGCGCGTGTGATGGACGAACGTGAACAAATGGCCATCAGTGGAGGATTCATCCGCAG ggtAACGAACGATGCTCGGGAGAACGAGATGGATGAGAATCTGGAGCAGGTCGGCAGCATCATCGGGAATCTGCGTCACATGGCCCTGGACATGGGCAACGAGATCGACACCCAGAATCGGCAGATCGACCGGATCATGGAAATG gCTGATTCCAACAAAACCAGGATTGATGAAGCGAACCAGCGCGCAACAAAAATGTTGGGAAGTGGATAA